One Deinococcus radiopugnans ATCC 19172 DNA segment encodes these proteins:
- a CDS encoding alpha-amylase family glycosyl hydrolase — protein MKTLPLLGRVSAVTVLSLSLAACGLFKAPDKGPDTVRTWQDEVIYFAMTDRFANGNPANDNGPNRNAGDRADRSNPLGWHGGDFAGLKAKIEEGYFKRMGFTALWITPVVLQVPAIPVGDGPNKGKSFAGYHGYWAEDFFKTDPHLGSLEEYQSLIDTAHKNGLKVIQDVVLNHAGYDATLTKTHPDWFHTQAECDASSNPTTDCPLAGLPDFKQDLPAVTTYLNDFIRYWRTNTAIDGLRIDTMKHVPDSYWKQFFAPGGAGDAGKIWSVGEVFDGNPAYLAHFMDDLGSPSVFDFALYYAVSQQMSSAGGNLDRMADVFAQDGVYQDASRLTTFVDNHDVKRFVSEVTGKGGTPAQAAERLDMALSTVYFSRGTPSVWQGTEYAQPGQGDPYNFPLGEGNREDMDFSKLANSALDERLGALAAARAKYRALTHGAQQELWRPNGGPGILAYRRVISNVAGTAGQPVVFVVNNGDTATELSTLSGGGIPLLGTFGGGALTEITGHASNLSVSGGKLVGTVPPRSVLAVTGAAGGGAGGTVNPSLPEVAALAARPGDSAVELTWTPSSDAGVSGYRVYARTGDGTERLLNFAPLPKDTGKYLARGVTNDVATTFRVVTVDTTGAESTGATVRATPSSKNTVKVTFTVDARSQGNGPVELRRFDTGSQLELPMTQESRGIWKTTADLPLFRQIEFKFGNDGSGAKNSGYEGPDQGNRRYVVGADGNSYSGTYDFIEVPVPPVIEGKVTGAGGPLSGALVEAGSANPKLNYALTFADGGYTLFAPAGAQTLKASAAGFTDATRQATSPGTGADLTLTREVTNAKYTIDGVLSDWKTLKVSVQSPMKGGFDADNNFLTLLADSDATYLYLAYTYRVLGNSAIVYLDTGAGGALKADNFEAWKRAVTFGGGMGGVDAFVARYENQAAQLRRVSSDTATPEVLPADYRYAASGTLPAQTVELAIPWTALGLTGAPAGGVNIVGGIFGGDGYGAGDIVPDANSTPSGANTIGTDSEQRRATFTAPVNVK, from the coding sequence ATGAAAACCCTTCCCCTGCTGGGGCGCGTCAGCGCCGTCACGGTTCTGAGTCTCTCGCTGGCGGCGTGCGGCCTGTTCAAGGCGCCAGACAAAGGCCCGGATACGGTCCGCACCTGGCAGGACGAGGTGATCTATTTCGCCATGACGGACCGCTTTGCCAACGGCAATCCTGCCAACGACAACGGTCCCAATCGCAACGCGGGCGATAGGGCCGACAGGTCCAATCCGCTAGGGTGGCACGGCGGCGACTTTGCGGGCCTGAAGGCCAAGATCGAGGAAGGGTATTTCAAGCGCATGGGTTTCACGGCGCTGTGGATCACGCCGGTGGTGTTGCAGGTTCCAGCCATTCCAGTGGGCGACGGCCCCAACAAGGGCAAGTCATTTGCCGGGTATCACGGCTACTGGGCCGAGGATTTTTTCAAGACCGATCCGCACCTGGGCAGCCTGGAAGAGTACCAATCGCTGATCGACACTGCCCACAAGAACGGATTGAAGGTCATTCAGGACGTGGTCCTCAACCACGCCGGGTACGACGCCACATTGACCAAGACGCATCCGGACTGGTTCCACACCCAGGCCGAATGCGACGCGTCCAGCAACCCCACCACCGACTGCCCGCTGGCCGGTCTGCCCGATTTCAAGCAGGACCTGCCCGCAGTCACGACCTACCTGAACGACTTCATCCGGTACTGGCGCACCAACACCGCCATCGACGGGCTGCGGATCGACACCATGAAGCATGTGCCGGACAGCTACTGGAAACAATTCTTTGCCCCTGGCGGCGCAGGTGATGCCGGCAAAATCTGGTCCGTGGGCGAGGTCTTCGACGGCAATCCGGCGTATCTGGCGCACTTCATGGACGATCTGGGGTCGCCCAGCGTCTTCGACTTCGCGCTGTACTACGCGGTCAGCCAGCAGATGAGCAGCGCGGGCGGCAACCTGGACCGCATGGCCGACGTCTTCGCGCAGGACGGCGTGTACCAGGACGCCAGCCGTCTGACCACCTTCGTGGACAACCATGATGTCAAGCGGTTTGTCAGCGAGGTGACCGGGAAGGGCGGCACCCCCGCGCAGGCCGCCGAGCGGCTGGACATGGCGCTGTCTACCGTGTACTTCTCGCGCGGCACCCCCAGCGTGTGGCAGGGCACCGAATACGCGCAGCCGGGCCAGGGCGATCCCTACAACTTCCCCCTGGGCGAGGGCAACCGCGAGGACATGGACTTCAGCAAGTTGGCGAATAGCGCACTGGACGAGCGCCTGGGTGCCCTGGCCGCCGCCCGCGCGAAATACCGCGCCCTGACGCACGGCGCCCAGCAGGAGCTGTGGCGGCCCAATGGTGGGCCGGGCATCCTGGCCTACCGCCGGGTCATCTCGAATGTGGCGGGCACGGCGGGTCAGCCGGTGGTCTTCGTGGTCAACAATGGGGACACGGCCACCGAACTGTCCACCCTGAGCGGCGGAGGCATTCCCCTGCTGGGCACCTTTGGCGGCGGCGCGCTCACCGAAATTACCGGGCATGCCTCCAACCTGAGCGTCAGCGGGGGCAAACTGGTGGGAACGGTTCCGCCACGCTCCGTGCTGGCGGTCACGGGCGCGGCGGGGGGCGGCGCGGGCGGCACGGTGAATCCCAGCCTGCCCGAAGTGGCGGCCCTGGCGGCCCGGCCCGGCGACAGCGCCGTGGAACTGACCTGGACCCCCAGCAGCGATGCCGGGGTGAGCGGTTACCGCGTTTACGCCAGAACAGGCGACGGCACCGAACGCCTGCTGAACTTCGCCCCGCTGCCGAAAGACACCGGTAAGTATCTGGCGCGCGGCGTAACCAATGATGTCGCCACCACCTTCCGGGTGGTCACGGTGGATACAACTGGCGCCGAGAGTACCGGGGCCACCGTCAGGGCCACGCCCAGCAGCAAGAACACGGTCAAGGTCACCTTCACCGTGGACGCCCGCAGCCAGGGCAATGGCCCCGTTGAACTGCGCCGTTTCGACACTGGCAGCCAGCTTGAACTGCCCATGACGCAGGAGAGCCGCGGCATCTGGAAAACCACTGCCGACCTTCCCCTGTTCCGCCAGATCGAGTTCAAGTTCGGCAACGATGGTTCTGGCGCCAAAAACAGCGGTTACGAGGGGCCGGACCAGGGCAACCGCCGTTACGTTGTCGGCGCAGACGGCAACAGTTACAGCGGCACCTACGACTTTATCGAGGTCCCCGTGCCCCCGGTCATCGAGGGTAAGGTCACGGGGGCGGGCGGCCCGCTGTCCGGCGCGCTGGTCGAGGCGGGCAGCGCCAATCCAAAGCTGAACTACGCCCTGACCTTTGCAGACGGCGGCTACACCCTCTTCGCCCCGGCGGGCGCGCAGACCCTGAAAGCCTCGGCGGCGGGTTTCACGGACGCCACCCGTCAGGCTACCTCGCCGGGGACGGGCGCGGACCTGACCCTGACCAGGGAAGTCACCAACGCCAAATACACCATCGACGGTGTGCTGAGCGACTGGAAAACCCTAAAAGTCAGCGTGCAGAGTCCCATGAAGGGCGGCTTTGACGCGGACAACAATTTCCTGACCCTGCTGGCTGACAGCGACGCCACCTACCTGTATCTGGCCTACACCTACCGCGTCTTAGGCAACAGCGCCATCGTCTACCTGGACACCGGCGCAGGCGGCGCGCTCAAGGCCGACAACTTCGAGGCGTGGAAGCGGGCGGTCACCTTTGGCGGCGGTATGGGGGGCGTGGACGCCTTCGTGGCCCGCTACGAGAACCAGGCCGCGCAACTGCGGCGGGTCAGCAGCGACACCGCCACGCCTGAAGTGCTGCCCGCCGACTACAGGTACGCCGCCAGCGGCACCCTGCCGGCCCAGACCGTGGAACTGGCGATTCCCTGGACGGCACTGGGCCTGACGGGAGCCCCAGCGGGAGGCGTCAACATCGTGGGCGGCATCTTCGGCGGCGACGGCTACGGCGCGGGCGACATCGTGCCCGACGCGAACAGCACGCCGTCTGGCGCCAACACCATCGGCACGGACAGCGAGCAGCGCCGGGCCACCTTCACGGCCCCGGTCAACGTGAAGTAG
- a CDS encoding DUF427 domain-containing protein, with protein MKATWNGTVIAQSDDTVVVEGNHYFPADSVKSEYLRPSDTHSVCPWKGTASYHTLEVDGQRNPDAVWYYPQPKDAAQQIRDRVAFWKGVEVTAD; from the coding sequence ATGAAAGCCACCTGGAACGGCACGGTCATCGCGCAGTCGGACGACACAGTGGTGGTGGAGGGCAACCACTACTTTCCCGCCGACAGCGTGAAGTCAGAATATTTACGCCCCAGCGACACGCATTCCGTCTGCCCCTGGAAGGGCACGGCCAGCTACCACACGCTGGAGGTGGACGGCCAGCGCAATCCGGACGCCGTGTGGTACTACCCCCAGCCCAAGGACGCCGCGCAGCAGATCCGGGACCGCGTGGCCTTCTGGAAGGGCGTGGAGGTCACGGCGGACTGA